The following are encoded in a window of Bacteroidales bacterium genomic DNA:
- a CDS encoding rubredoxin — protein sequence MKKYECTVCGYIYDPEKGNPDSGIKPGTQFEDIPDDWVCPLCGVGKDDFEFVDE from the coding sequence ATGAAAAAATATGAATGTACAGTTTGTGGTTATATATATGACCCGGAAAAAGGAAATCCTGATAGTGGTATAAAACCTGGAACTCAATTCGAAGATATTCCTGATGACTGGGTATGTCCACTTTGCGGAGTAGGAAAAGATGACTTTGAATTTGTTGATGAATAA